One Pogoniulus pusillus isolate bPogPus1 chromosome 10, bPogPus1.pri, whole genome shotgun sequence genomic window carries:
- the PDCD6 gene encoding programmed cell death protein 6 isoform X3 produces the protein MFDRENKGGVNFNEFTGVWKYISDWQNVFRTYDRDNSGMIDKNELKQALTGFGYRLSDQFYDILIRKFDRQGRGQVAFDDFIQCCVVLQRLTDVFRRYDTDQDGWIQVSYEQYLSMVFSIV, from the exons ATGTTTGacagagaaaacaaaggagGTGTGAACTTCAATGAATTCACAGGAGTCTGGAAGTACATCTCAGACTGGCAGAATGTCTTTCGAACGTATGACAGAGACAATTCTGGCATGATTGACAAAAATGAACTAAAGCAAGCACTAACAGGTTTTG gTTACCGACTGTCTGATCAGTTCTATGATATCCTGATTCGGAAATTTGACAGACAAGGACGGGGACAAGTTGCTTTTGATGACTTTATTCAGTGTTGTGTTGTTTTACAG AGGCTGACTGATGTGTTTCGACGATATGACACTGATCAAGACGGCTGGATTCAGGTGTCCTATGAGCAATATCTTTCCATGGTCTTCAGCATTGTATGA
- the PDCD6 gene encoding programmed cell death protein 6 isoform X2 translates to MAAGYQYRPNGGAGAALPDPSFLWNVFQRVDKDRSGIISDNELQQALSNGTWTPFNPATVRSILGMFDRENKGGVNFNEFTGVWKYISDWQNVFRTYDRDNSGMIDKNELKQALTGYRLSDQFYDILIRKFDRQGRGQVAFDDFIQCCVVLQRLTDVFRRYDTDQDGWIQVSYEQYLSMVFSIV, encoded by the exons ATGGCAGCAGGCTACCAGTACAGGCCCAACGGCGGCGCCGGCGCCGCACTGCCTGATCCCTCCTTCCTGTGGAACGTCTTCCAGAG ggTTGATAAAGATAGAAGTGGAATAATATCTGATAATGAGCTTCAGCAGGCATTATCCAATG gcACCTGGACTCCATTCAATCCAGCAACAGTCAGATCAATTCTTG GCATGTTTGacagagaaaacaaaggagGTGTGAACTTCAATGAATTCACAGGAGTCTGGAAGTACATCTCAGACTGGCAGAATGTCTTTCGAACGTATGACAGAGACAATTCTGGCATGATTGACAAAAATGAACTAAAGCAAGCACTAACAG gTTACCGACTGTCTGATCAGTTCTATGATATCCTGATTCGGAAATTTGACAGACAAGGACGGGGACAAGTTGCTTTTGATGACTTTATTCAGTGTTGTGTTGTTTTACAG AGGCTGACTGATGTGTTTCGACGATATGACACTGATCAAGACGGCTGGATTCAGGTGTCCTATGAGCAATATCTTTCCATGGTCTTCAGCATTGTATGA
- the PDCD6 gene encoding programmed cell death protein 6 isoform X1, with the protein MAAGYQYRPNGGAGAALPDPSFLWNVFQRVDKDRSGIISDNELQQALSNGTWTPFNPATVRSILGMFDRENKGGVNFNEFTGVWKYISDWQNVFRTYDRDNSGMIDKNELKQALTGFGYRLSDQFYDILIRKFDRQGRGQVAFDDFIQCCVVLQRLTDVFRRYDTDQDGWIQVSYEQYLSMVFSIV; encoded by the exons ATGGCAGCAGGCTACCAGTACAGGCCCAACGGCGGCGCCGGCGCCGCACTGCCTGATCCCTCCTTCCTGTGGAACGTCTTCCAGAG ggTTGATAAAGATAGAAGTGGAATAATATCTGATAATGAGCTTCAGCAGGCATTATCCAATG gcACCTGGACTCCATTCAATCCAGCAACAGTCAGATCAATTCTTG GCATGTTTGacagagaaaacaaaggagGTGTGAACTTCAATGAATTCACAGGAGTCTGGAAGTACATCTCAGACTGGCAGAATGTCTTTCGAACGTATGACAGAGACAATTCTGGCATGATTGACAAAAATGAACTAAAGCAAGCACTAACAGGTTTTG gTTACCGACTGTCTGATCAGTTCTATGATATCCTGATTCGGAAATTTGACAGACAAGGACGGGGACAAGTTGCTTTTGATGACTTTATTCAGTGTTGTGTTGTTTTACAG AGGCTGACTGATGTGTTTCGACGATATGACACTGATCAAGACGGCTGGATTCAGGTGTCCTATGAGCAATATCTTTCCATGGTCTTCAGCATTGTATGA